From the genome of Pseudomonas helvetica:
GTGCCGTCGTGAAAGCGTGCTTGCGGGCGCAGGTTGAACACGACCCAGCTGCGGTCTTCGCTGTATTCGACAGACTGGGCGATCAACCCGTAACTGGAGGCGGGTTCATCGCCGGACGGCGCGTACTGCCCCGTACCGACCATCAACGGTTCGTTCAGCTCGTTGATGCCGTACTGCAGAAAGTTCGGGGTCGCGACCGGGCTGGTGCCCTTGAAGGTGTAGGGGTTGAGCGTATCGAAGGTGCCAAATGCCATGACCCGCAATGTACCGCCCTTGGGCGCTTGCGGATTGACCCAGTCGAAGTGGGTGAATTTGGCCGGGTACTTGAGTGTGCCGAACTGCGCATAACCATGGCTTTCGCTGATCGTTGCGCTTGCGGGGAAGCTCAAGGCCAGACTGATTAGGAGCAGGAGGGGACGTATCAAGGCAGAGATCCGGTCCAGGCGGCTTGGGCTTTGTGGACCGTACAGTAACAGCTTGTATCGACAGGAAAAAGGTAGGGGCTAAGGTAGGGCTTTTTGTGGCGAGGGAGCTTGCTCCCGCTCGCCTGCGCAGCAGGCGTGAACCCCGTGTATGTGATGTGCCTGAAAGAACCGGATGACACGTTTTGGGGCCGCTTCGCAGCCCAGCGGGAGCAAGCTCCCTCGCCACAAAAAGCCCCAATGCCTGGGGCGCGACTTAACGCGGGGAAGAAACCGTCAGCACCTGTCCAGGCTTGAGGGCCTGGCCAACACGTGGATTCCAGCGCTTGAGGTGTTGCATCTCGACGTTGAAGCGCTTGGCGACGATGTACAGCGAGTCGCCTTGCTTGACCTTGTATTGGGTCTGCTTCTTGCTGTTGGCTGCAACCACCGTGCTGATGCGTCCACCGCTGCGCTTGCTCTTGCTGGTGTCTCGCATCACCAGGGTCTGGCCAACCTTGAGGTCCTTGCCGTTCAGCTTGTTCCAGTGTTGCAGGTCCTTGACCTCGACTTTGTTGGCCTTGGCGATCTGCGTCAGGTTGTCGCCGCGTTTGACCCGGTAGCTGCGCTTGAGCGTTGCCAGCTCGCGGTCGTCTGCACCTTCGAAAACCGGTTTGAGCGGACGCTGGCTGATCAGCTCTTCGGGTTTCATGGTCGACAGGCTGGCGGTCAGCAACTGCGCCTTGGACGTCGGCACCAGCAGGTGCTGGGGACCGTCGATGGTGGTGCGTTGCTTGAAGGCCGGGTTGAGCTGGAACAGTTCGTCTTCGTCGATATTGGCCACCGCGGCAACCTTGGACAGGTCCATGCGCTGGTTGATTTCGACGACTTCAAAATAGGGCTGGTTGGCGATCGGGTTGAGGTTCACGCCATAGGCTTCTGGCGACAGCACGACTTGTGACAAGGCCAGTAGCTTGGGCACATAGGCCTGGGTTTCCGCCGGCAGTGGCAGGTTCCAGTAGTCGGTTGGCAGGCCGAGCTTTTCGTTGCGCTCGATGGCCCGGCTGACCGTGCCTTCACCGGCGTTGTAGGCCGCCAGGGCCAGCAGCCAGTCACCGTTGAACATGTCGTGCAGGCGGGTCAGGTAGTCCATCGCCGCGATGGTCGACGCGGTAATGTCGCGGCGACCGTCATAGAAGCGGGTTTGACGCAGGTTGAAGTAACGCCCGGTGGACGGGATGAACTGCCACAGGCCGACCGCATCGGCGCGCGAATAGGCCATCGGGTTGTAGGCGCTTTCAATCACCGGTAACAGCGCCAGTTCCAGCGGCATGTTGCGTTCTTCAAGGCGTTCGACGATGTAGTGGATGTACAGGCTGCCACGTTCGCTGGCGCCTTGCAGAAACGATGGATTGCTGGCGAACCACAGGCGCTGTTGCTCGATGCGCGGGTTGACGCCCAGCCCGTCCTGCAACTGGAAGCCCTGGCGCATGCGCTCCCAGACGTCCTGCGCGGCTTGGGGGCTTGGCTTCTCGTTGATCCAGATAGGTTTTTGTTTGGTCCGGGTAGAAAGCGTATGTGCCACGTCGGTTTGTGGCACCTGACTGGTGCTTTGGCAGCCCGCCAGGGTGGCGGACACAGCCACCGCGATGGCTTGAGCCAAGCGGGTCAATGCGTCTGAATTGATGGATTTACGAATAGATGACGACATTGGCTGGAAGTTAGTTCCGGGCAAAAATGTCGGGCGATTCTAGAAAGCGTACGGGGTGCGGTCAACCATTCAGAATTTTTGTACCAATAGTGGCCCTCTCTAGAACGTATCTTTCCAAGCCCGAAGAGCCGCAAAAACCTCACTCGGAGCCCGGTTATCCTGGCCATTCCGTTCGTCTACTTTTTCTTTAACAGATGTTTCGCCAGTACGTAGAAAAGGGTTGGTGAGCTTCTCCAGCGCCAGGGTCGACGGTAGCGACATGCCACCCGACTCGCGTAATTGGGAGACTTTCTCGAGACGCTCGGCAATGTCCGGGTTGTTCGGCTCGACAGCCGCGGCGAAGCGCAGATTGCTCAGGGTGTACTCGTGGGTGCAGTACACCAGCGTGTCTTCGGGCAACGCGGCCAGGCGGCTGAGGGAGTGGTGCATTTGTGCCGGCGTACCTTCGAACAGGCGTCCGCAACCGGCGGCGAACAGGGTGTCGCCACAGAACAGCAGCCCCTGATGGTAGTAAGCGATATGACCCAGTGTGTGGCCTGGCACCGCATACACGTCGAACTCCCGGCCGAGTACGTTGACGCGATCATTATCGTTCAGGGCGATGTCGCGTCCGGGGATATTTTCGCTGGCCGGGCCGTAGACCGTGGCGCCCGTCGCTTTTTTGAGTTGCTCGACGCCACCGACGTGATCATGGTGGTGATGGGTGACCAGGATGTCGCTGAGCTGCCATCCCGGATGCATGGCCAACCAGGCCTGCACGGGGGCGGCATCACCCGGATCGACCACGGCGCAGCGCTGGCTGCGGTGATCCTGTAACAACCAGATGTAGTTGTCGGTGAAGGCGGGAAGGGCACTGATCTGTATCATCGCAGGATTCGCCAAGCGGAAAACAATGGTGCATCTTAGAGCTTCTTGGCGAGTTGGAGAATGCAATGACCGATAAAGCGTTCGCTCAGGCTGATCCTGACTGGCTGGCATTGATCAGTGCCGCTCGCGAGTGGCTGTCAGGTCCCATCGGCCAATTTTTGTTGAATGAAGAACGCCGGATGCTCGAAGACGAACTGGGGCGTTTCTTTGGCGGCTACCTGGTGCATTACGGTCCTTCGGCCGAAACACCACCGGCAGCGAAGCAGGTGCAGCGCAATGTCCGTCTGGGAGCGCCGCTGCCGGGGGTGGAAATAGTCTGCGAAGAACAGGCCTGGCCGATCAGTGAGCACGCCGCCGACGTGGTGGTGATGCAGCACGGGCTGGATTTCTGCCTGTCGCCGCATGGCCTGCTGCGCGAGGCCGCCAGCGCGGTGCGTCCCGGCGGGCACCTGCTGATTGTCGGGATCAACCCCTGGAGCAGTTGGGGGTTGC
Proteins encoded in this window:
- a CDS encoding class I SAM-dependent methyltransferase — protein: MTDKAFAQADPDWLALISAAREWLSGPIGQFLLNEERRMLEDELGRFFGGYLVHYGPSAETPPAAKQVQRNVRLGAPLPGVEIVCEEQAWPISEHAADVVVMQHGLDFCLSPHGLLREAASAVRPGGHLLIVGINPWSSWGLRHMFASDAMRKARCISPSRVADWLNLLGFALEKRRFGCYRPPLASPAWQARLAGWERKAGDWQLSGGGFYLLVARKIVVGLRPVRQVRREPMGKLIPLPMAKVNRRHSEP
- the gloB gene encoding hydroxyacylglutathione hydrolase yields the protein MIQISALPAFTDNYIWLLQDHRSQRCAVVDPGDAAPVQAWLAMHPGWQLSDILVTHHHHDHVGGVEQLKKATGATVYGPASENIPGRDIALNDNDRVNVLGREFDVYAVPGHTLGHIAYYHQGLLFCGDTLFAAGCGRLFEGTPAQMHHSLSRLAALPEDTLVYCTHEYTLSNLRFAAAVEPNNPDIAERLEKVSQLRESGGMSLPSTLALEKLTNPFLRTGETSVKEKVDERNGQDNRAPSEVFAALRAWKDTF
- a CDS encoding transglycosylase SLT domain-containing protein yields the protein MSSSIRKSINSDALTRLAQAIAVAVSATLAGCQSTSQVPQTDVAHTLSTRTKQKPIWINEKPSPQAAQDVWERMRQGFQLQDGLGVNPRIEQQRLWFASNPSFLQGASERGSLYIHYIVERLEERNMPLELALLPVIESAYNPMAYSRADAVGLWQFIPSTGRYFNLRQTRFYDGRRDITASTIAAMDYLTRLHDMFNGDWLLALAAYNAGEGTVSRAIERNEKLGLPTDYWNLPLPAETQAYVPKLLALSQVVLSPEAYGVNLNPIANQPYFEVVEINQRMDLSKVAAVANIDEDELFQLNPAFKQRTTIDGPQHLLVPTSKAQLLTASLSTMKPEELISQRPLKPVFEGADDRELATLKRSYRVKRGDNLTQIAKANKVEVKDLQHWNKLNGKDLKVGQTLVMRDTSKSKRSGGRISTVVAANSKKQTQYKVKQGDSLYIVAKRFNVEMQHLKRWNPRVGQALKPGQVLTVSSPR